From a single Solanum dulcamara chromosome 4, daSolDulc1.2, whole genome shotgun sequence genomic region:
- the LOC129885841 gene encoding transmembrane emp24 domain-containing protein p24delta3-like gives MMGDMSRWVFLMVLCLLHKGQAIWLTVPPIGTKCVSEELHNNVVVLADYYALPDDHNHPNPTLSVKVSSPFGNTLHHKENTTHGQFAFTTTEAGNYLACFWVEDGHNPGGKSLNVGLDWKTGIAAKDWESVARKEKIEGIELELRKLEGAVEAIHENLIYLKSREAEMRSVSEITNTRVASFSLASLGVCVLAAVLQILYLKRYFQKKKLI, from the exons ATGATGGGTGACATGAGCAGATGGGTATTCTTGATGGTACTCTGTTTATTGCACAAGGGACAAGCTATATGGTTGACTGTGCCGCCCATTGGAACTAAGTGTGTTTCTGAAGAACTTCACAACAACGTCGTCGTTTTGGCTGATTACTATGCCCTACCCGATGATCATAACCATCCCAACCCCACCCTTTCCGTCAAG GTCTCCTCTCCATTTGGTAACACTCTTCATCACAAGGAGAACACGACACATGGTCAGTTTGCCTTCACAACAACTGAGGCTGGAAACTATCTAGCTTGTTTTTGGGTTGAAGATGGTCATAATCCAGGAGGTAAGAGCTTAAATGTTGGCCTTGACTGGAAAACCGGAATTGCTGCCAAGGATTGGGAATCAGTTGCCAGAAAGGAGAAGATAGAG GGTATTGAACTTGAGCTGAGAAAGCTCGAGGGAGCTGTGGAGGCCATTCATGAAAATTTGATTTACTTAAAGAGCAG AGAAGCAGAGATGCGGTCGGTTAGTGAAATAACTAATACGCGGGTGGCTAGCTTTAGTCTTGCTTCATTGGGAGTCTGCGTCCTGGCCGCGGTTTTACAAATTTTGTATCTTAAGCGATATTTCCAAAAGAAGAAGCTAATTTAG
- the LOC129888009 gene encoding probable fatty acyl-CoA reductase 4, whose translation MESCCIEEFLEGKTIFITGATGYLAKILSKKILRFQPNVKKLYLLMRAPYSNSAKQHFNKEVIKTDLFGVLREKLGANLHGFLEDEVFPVAGDIACDSLGINSELKDEMCREIGIIVNSAATTRFDERYDTAISTNVLGAMHVLKFAKQCSKLMMLLHVSTAYVCGEKEGLILEKPLSYGETLNGSSHLEIDVEKKLVEAALKDLQDRNAREKEVTLAMRALGIERARLHRWPNTYSFTKSMGEMLLVHLKEDLQLIILQPTIISSTYKEPFPGWIKGMRTMNTFIVSYGKGKQEDAMGGRETITDVIPAEMVVNSIIAAMAVHRNPSSRTAVYHISVGL comes from the exons ATGGAATCGTGCTGCATCGAGGAATTTCTCGAGGGCAAGACCATTTTCATCACTGGTGCAACGGGCTACCTAGCAAAAA TTCTCTCCAAGAAGATACTCAGATTCCAACCAAATGTGAAGAAGCTCTACTTGCTAATGAGAGCTCCATATTCAAATTCAGCTAAACAACACTTCAACAAAG AGGTTATAAAAACTGATCTGTTTGGAGTTCTGAGGGAGAAGTTGGGCGCCAACCTACATGGCTTTCTGGAAGACGAGGTTTTCCCAGTTGCAGGGGATATAGCTTGCGATAGTTTGGGGATAAATTCTGAGCTGAAAGATGAGATGTGCAGAGAAATAGGCATAATTGTAAACTCAGCTGCAACAACTAGATTTGATGAAAG ATATGATACTGCAATAAGCACCAATGTATTGGGTGCCATGCATGTTCTCAAATTTGCCAAGCAGTGTTCAAAACTTATGATGCTTCTCCATGTAAGCACAG CCTATGTTTGTGGGGAAAAGGAAGGATTGATACTAGAGAAGCCATTGAGCTATGGTGAGACGCTTAATGGAAGCTCTCATTTAGAGATAGACGTGGAGAAAAAGTTGGTAGAGGCGGCACTAAAGGACCTTCAAGATAGGAATGCCAGAGAAAAAGAAGTTACATTAGCCATGAGAGCTCTAGGTATTGAGAG GGCAAGGCTACATCGATGGCCGAACACATACTCATTCACAAAATCAATGGGAGAGATGCTTTTGGTACACCTCAAGGAGGATCTCCAACTCATAATTCTACAGCCAACAATTATATCGAGCACCTACAAGGAGCCATTCCCTGGATGGATTAAAGGAATGAG AACCATGAACACGTTCATTGTTAGCTATGGTAAAGGAAAACAGGAAGATGCAATGGGTGGCAGAGAAACCATAACAGATGTG ATTCCAGCAGAAATGGTTGTGAACTCAATCATTGCGGCGATGGCAGTTCATCGAAATCCATCTTCCCGTACAGCTGTTTACCATATTAGTGTTGGGCTATGA